From the Acidobacteriota bacterium genome, the window ACCTTCGTCGGCGTCCGTTTTCGCGAAGAGACCAACCTCACCCTCTGCGCTACCGGCGGGCGACTGTTCTCCAAAGGCGACTCGGTGGTGGTCGACCTCGAAGCCGGTCCCGCCTTCGGTTGGGTTGAGAAATCTCCCATGCCGGTCTTCAAGCCGTGCCAGAAGTCGAGCGCCCGGGCGATCCTGCGCCATGCCGAAGATCGCGACACGGCGGCCCACGATCGCCAGGTCACCAACGAGACGACGGCCAAGCTCTATTGCCAGGAGCAGGCCCGCCAGCTCGGCCTCGAGATGAAAGTTTCGCGAGTCGACTTTTCGCTCAATAACAAGCGCGGCACCTTCTACTTCACCGCCAACGGTCGGGTCGATTTTCGTCAGCTCGTGCGCAACCTGTCGCGGCGCTTTTCGATCCGGGTCAAGATGGTCCAGATCGGTGCCCGTGACGAAGCGGCGCTGCTCGGCGGCGTCGGAATTTGCGGTCGTACCCTGTGCTGCTCGACCTGGTTGAAGGACTTCCGGCCGATCTCGATTCAAATGGCCAAACGCCAAAACCTGAGCCTCAATCCGTCCAAGATTTCGGGCCAGTGCGGCCGCCTGCTGTGCTGCCTGGCCTACGAAGACCACCGCTATAAAAAGCGTTCCGGCCGCCCGGCGGCGGCCCGAGGTTGATCGACCATGGAATCGGCGAACCGAAAGCTCATTCGTCCGGACCTACAAGAGATGAAGCGCGACGTAGGATCACGCGGTGCCCGCCGCAAGCAGACACCTCCGGAGCAGACCAACGCCGAGGAGTTCTACTACCTCAAGCAGATGGCGGCCAAGACGCCGATGGTGGTGATCTTGACCAACGATGAGGAGCTGCGGGGTTGGATCGAGTGGTACGACAAGGGGGCCATCAAGCTCAACCGCCACGCCGATCCCAACCTGCTGGTGCCGAAGCACAACATCCGCTACATGTTCAAGGAAGACGAGCTCAAGAAGCGCAGTCGTCGCCGCGCCTCGGCCGACGACGACAAGTGAGCCCGCCTCCGATCGTCGCCCTCACCCAGGGCGATCCGGCCGGCATCGGGCCAGAGATCCTGCTGCAGCTCGTCGCCGGCCACGGCGCCGGGGTCGGCTGGCAAGCGCTGCTGATCGCCGAGCGTGCAGCGCTCGAGGCCTATAGCGCCAGCCTGCCGGGGGCGGCCTCGGACCGGTTCCACTATCTGACGGGCAAGCCCTCCCGGCAGGAGCTCTCGCAGCTCCCCGCCGGCACCGTGGCGGTGCTCGACCCGATCGCCGAGGACCGCAAGATCTCCCCCGGAGAACCCAGCGTCGGCGATGCCGCCGGCGCCCTCACCGCCCTCGACCTGGGAGCAGATCTCGCCCGACTCGGCACCGTCGACGCCCTGGTGACGGCGCCCCTCAACAAGGCGACCATCGATCGCTGGGTGCTGCCCGGGTTCGTCGGTCACACCGACTACCTGGCCCAAGGCTGCGGCCTGGAGCGCTACGGTCGGGACTACTTGATGGCGTTTTTGGCGCCAGGCCTGAAGGTGGCGCTGCTCTCGACCCACGTCTCCCTGCGGCAGGCCCTCGACTTGGTCACCGCCGAGCGCATCGTCGAGGCGCTGCTCTGCTGGCAGCGCCAGGCGCAAGGTCGCATCGCCGTCGCCGGGCTCAATCCCCACGCCGGCGAGGGCGGCTTGCTGGGGGCCGAGGACGATGAAGAGATCGTGCCGGCGGTGGCGCGGGCCCGCCAGCTCGGCGTCGACTGCTCCGGTCCGTCGAGCGCCGACTCGCTGTTCGCTCGCGCCCGCGAGGGGGCCTGCGACTGGGTCCTCGCGCTCTACCACGACCAGGGTCTGATCGCGGTCAAGACGGCGGCCTTCGGCCTCGCCACCAACTGGACCCTGGGACTGCCCTACCTGCGCACCAGCGTCGACCACGGCACCGCCTACGACATCGCCGGCCAGGGCAAAGCCGACGCCAGCTCGCTACGCGCTGTGGTCGAGACCACCCTCGAGCTGATCGCCGCGCGGAAAGCGGCGACGAAGATCAGAAGTTAGCTCGCGCCGCGCCCGGTGAGGACCACCGGGATGGTCTTGAGCAGGATCTTGACGTCGAGCATCGGCGACCAGGTGTCGATGTACTCGAGATCGAGCTCCATCCAGCGATCGAAGTCGATGTTGTTGCGCCCGCTGATCTGCCACAGGCAGGTCAAGCCGGGCTTCATCGACAGGCGGCGACGCTGCCAGCGCTGGTACTGGGCGACCTCTTCCGGAATCGGCGGCCGCGGTCCCACCAGGCTCATGTCGCCGCGCAGCACGTTCCAGAGCTGCGGCAGCTCATCGAGGCTGAACTTGCGCAGGATGCGGCCGACGGCGGTGACCCGGGGATCGGAGCGCACCTTGAAGACCGGCCCGTCCATCTCGTTGAGGTGCTGCAGGTTGCGGCGCTGCTGCTCGGCCCCCTCCACCATGGTGCGGAACTTGTAGAGGGTGAAGGAGCGACCGTTGAGGCCGCAGCGCGTCTGCCGGAAGAGCACCTTGCCACCGGAGGTCACCTTGATCGCCAGGGCGATGCCGAAGATCACCGGCATCGCCAGCACCAGGACAGCCGCCGCCAGGGCGATGTCGAGAATGCGTTTGGAGAGCAGCTGGAGGAGATTGGTGGGGGTCGTCGAGTAGGTCAGCAGGGGCAGCCCGTCGAGCTCCTCGAACTGCACCTTGGCGCGCGTATTGGGGAAGATATTGAGGGCGAAACGAGTCCGAACGCCCTGTTCCTGGAGCATCAGGAAGAGCTCTTCCAGGCGGTCGAGCTCTTTTCGCGAGACCGCGAAGATGACGTCGTCGACCACCTGACGATTGAGAATCTCGGGAATGTCTTCGACGGAGCCGAGAATCGGGAAGCGGCCGCGCGGAAACAGCGGGTGAGGCTCACCGTTGGCGATGAAGCCGAGGATCTTGAAGCCCCAGAAGCGATGGCCGAGGATAGCCGCCGCCATCTCGAGGGCGGTGGGATTGGTTCCCACGATCAGCACCGTGCGGTAATTGAGGCCGCGCATCCGCACGTAGCGTGCGGTCAGTCGCACGGCGAGCTTCTCGGCGAGCAGCAGCACGAAGGTGAGAATGGCGAAAAGCAGCAGCCAGGAGCGGCTGATCTGATCGTTGTCGAGCAGCTTCTCGCCCAGGCGCAGGGCGAAGATCATCAGCGAGAAGATGATCGTGCCGGTGGCGCAGATGCGGAAAATCGCCGCCGCTTCCTCGATCAGGGGAACGGTGCGGTGGGAATCGCGGTACTGCGCCGACGACAGCAGCAGCACCGCCCACAGGGCGAGCACCAATGGCAGCAGCGGCAGATAGGCCGACAGGGGATAGAGGTGGCCGGTGAAGGAGTCGGCCATCACCCGCGGCAAGAAAGAATCGCGCAGCCAGTAGGCGACGAAGAATGCTGCCGCCACCAACGCCAGATCGAGGGCGAAGATGGTGACCGCCAGGATTCGAGCTCGCTCTTTCAGCATTCGCGTTCAGGCCCTATTCTACGGCTTCTACGGCAGAAAAATATGTCGATGACACATATTCTAACGTAACTGGGCCGGGCTCCGTCTACCCCTGACCTGTCCTGCAACCCTCGAACCGCCGTTTTCCTGCGCTCTTCTGCCGATCTCAGGGCTCCTACGGCCCCCGTTACCCGGCAGATGAGCCAGAAAGCCGAGAACCTCGACCGGGGCTCTCATTGCGGGTCGGTGCCGTGAGCGAGGTGCCAAAGGGCCGCTTCGTACTGATCGGTCACCGCCTGCCAAGAGTATAGGCGCTGAGCCCGCTCGGCGGCAGCCTCGCCTCGTCGGCGAGCCGCCTCCGGCGAACTTCTCACCTCCTCTAAGGCGCGGCTCAGGGTGTCTTCGTCACCGGCCTCGAAGTAGAGCGCTTGATCCCCGGCGACCTCGA encodes:
- the ricT gene encoding regulatory iron-sulfur-containing complex subunit RicT, whose product is MSGCQGCSFKGMSTAVEDTFVGVRFREETNLTLCATGGRLFSKGDSVVVDLEAGPAFGWVEKSPMPVFKPCQKSSARAILRHAEDRDTAAHDRQVTNETTAKLYCQEQARQLGLEMKVSRVDFSLNNKRGTFYFTANGRVDFRQLVRNLSRRFSIRVKMVQIGARDEAALLGGVGICGRTLCCSTWLKDFRPISIQMAKRQNLSLNPSKISGQCGRLLCCLAYEDHRYKKRSGRPAAARG
- the pdxA gene encoding 4-hydroxythreonine-4-phosphate dehydrogenase PdxA translates to MSPPPIVALTQGDPAGIGPEILLQLVAGHGAGVGWQALLIAERAALEAYSASLPGAASDRFHYLTGKPSRQELSQLPAGTVAVLDPIAEDRKISPGEPSVGDAAGALTALDLGADLARLGTVDALVTAPLNKATIDRWVLPGFVGHTDYLAQGCGLERYGRDYLMAFLAPGLKVALLSTHVSLRQALDLVTAERIVEALLCWQRQAQGRIAVAGLNPHAGEGGLLGAEDDEEIVPAVARARQLGVDCSGPSSADSLFARAREGACDWVLALYHDQGLIAVKTAAFGLATNWTLGLPYLRTSVDHGTAYDIAGQGKADASSLRAVVETTLELIAARKAATKIRS
- a CDS encoding sugar transferase; amino-acid sequence: MLKERARILAVTIFALDLALVAAAFFVAYWLRDSFLPRVMADSFTGHLYPLSAYLPLLPLVLALWAVLLLSSAQYRDSHRTVPLIEEAAAIFRICATGTIIFSLMIFALRLGEKLLDNDQISRSWLLLFAILTFVLLLAEKLAVRLTARYVRMRGLNYRTVLIVGTNPTALEMAAAILGHRFWGFKILGFIANGEPHPLFPRGRFPILGSVEDIPEILNRQVVDDVIFAVSRKELDRLEELFLMLQEQGVRTRFALNIFPNTRAKVQFEELDGLPLLTYSTTPTNLLQLLSKRILDIALAAAVLVLAMPVIFGIALAIKVTSGGKVLFRQTRCGLNGRSFTLYKFRTMVEGAEQQRRNLQHLNEMDGPVFKVRSDPRVTAVGRILRKFSLDELPQLWNVLRGDMSLVGPRPPIPEEVAQYQRWQRRRLSMKPGLTCLWQISGRNNIDFDRWMELDLEYIDTWSPMLDVKILLKTIPVVLTGRGAS